Below is a genomic region from Botrytis cinerea B05.10 chromosome 2, complete sequence.
aaagaagaattggaCCCGAAAGAAACACCCCAAAAAACCATTCACTCATCAGAATTTCAGTTAAAAGCACCAGTCTGGGGATCAGCAACCATTCCTGGCTGAGGTTGATAGCCCTTTGCACCGGCGTTCTTCTCGAGGAGAATGTAGTCCAATTCCTTGCTTGTTTGCATCAATTCGCAGCAAGCACAACAGCAGGATCCCATGCAGCCGGTACAGGCGTTTCCTTCGAGACCTTGGGATTGTgttaattttgatttcttggtTGGAGGGTGGGaatgggagaggagagcTATGAGTGAAGTGTGATATGCGAATAAGAAGGTACTAACCATGTTGCTGCTGCATCTTTTGACGATCAAGCATTTGCAATATGAATGAGAATCCTCCGATGGTAGCAAGACTGTACCAACCGCAGCACCAGCCATTACATGTCgaataatcatcatcattcccGTGTTCAATACGGTGATGGTTGCGACCGGAGACGAAACAAGGGCAGCAGCATGTTTTGATGCCTAGAATGGGTTGTTAGTATGTAGACTTGGAATGGTACTTGgaattgagattgggaaACGTACAAAGATCGAATGGGGAGCAGCAAGCCCAGAAAGAGTTCTTGTATGCGGTAGGCATGGTGGTAATGGGAGAGTTGTGATGTGGAGGTTGTATTAAAAGTTGTACGTAAAGTTATAGAAGAAATATCAACGAGCGATtgatagagaaagagaagtttATGTACTGCGAAGAAATTGTCTGGAgggattgaaaaaaaatcgaagatgGAGGATCACAGGTCATATTTGAAGTCATCTATACATTCCCATACAAGCATTACGCGAAGGATTCACTTCCATATACAATATGGCTGATGCACTGGACCTCACAATcagagcaaaagaaaatgtcCACCAGATTACTATACCTATCTCATACAAGGGCGGagttataaaaagaatataactAACAGTTAGAAAGGTGTATTAAGGCTGAAAAGCAATGCCTCGTTCTCATTTCAGGGAGAGACGGTAGCGGGGGCTGAGATTGGTGCATATAGCGAAGGAGCGAAGGATCGAGGGTCCAATCATTTATTGGGGTtgcttttgaatattatgaGCCCCTGATTATTGTACTCGGCTTCCTGCTTGAAGGATGGaccagaaaagaaatgtttgTGAGATTGTAATAAGTTTTTTACTCATTGTCGTACTTGGAAATGCCACACTGTGTGTATTTGCACTGGACGATAGATAGCTCTGATTAGATGGTTGGCAGGGAGAGACGACAACATGCTACTCTCCACTTTGTGCTTACTGCACACTGCACACTGAACACTGCACACTGCACACGGCACAGTGCCACAAAAACTGATAAAAGTATGCAAGAGAGAGTTATTGACGTGAAAGGCGGAGGGTGACAGACATTCACCAGTTAGGAAACCTCAGCCTCATGTCAAACCTAAGAATACCTCCCTGCTGCTAGGTGTGTGTAGGATAGGGATTCGATGGTAAGCGAGGTAAGCTGactatttgatattgtgggAAGAACAAAGTAATCACTTTACATGTAAGATGAAATGACATTCAAGCTGTTTCGAACGTGCCTTATTGTTCCTGGCAGGATTGTCTGTTCGGTATACGGCTAGAGGAGTTGGTAGGTTTAGATTCGAGGAGGTGAGAGGAAGACACAGGGTAGAGTACAAATGTTGCATTAGATATCGTGTTGTGAATTAGTTGCCTATGAATACCTATATACCGCTCTTTGGTGCTCTTCAATTTATGTTTTCGAGTTGAATACCTTCAGCATGAAATACAGCGCATGTTAATACTCTCCATGGGCGAAAAGTCCATTGGCGTTCACGTACTAGGTAGGGCTCAAAATCGATTATGTCAAATGACATTTGGTGCCAACACCATATATATGGCCGACAGCTCACCAAGATCGTACCGTCACATCAATGAGACGACCACTGCGCTTTGCAACCAACATGTTTGCTTCGAGATCACATCGTAAGATTCTCAATATCGAACATTACCTGGCCTGGCTGGGTAGGtgttgtttgtttatttgaaaatatgagTAACGTGACTGGCatgaaatgattgaatcaCAAGGCAAGGCTACTACTTACTTATCCGGACCCCTGTCTACCCTGGTCCAACCCGGAAATTGTGGGGAAAACTTTATGTCCATCCATCGTCAATTTGAGCATATGAATATTATGATGATGTTGCATTTGCTCGACAAGATCTTGATAAAAGAGCAATTTCTTTTAACATGATTTGAGCAAGTTCGATAAGATATCCCAAAATATTATTCCAATTTTCTTGCAGGCTCCGTTTCTGGGCTACTCATCGGAAAACATCAAATACTCGATTTTGGGAAATTAGGTGCTATTGTTGGATTGTGCCTAAATATGACCATATTGCCGACCTCGGCTGCTCCTTTTAACTCTTCAAAAGACATCATTGATTTAGTTTAATGGTGTAGAGTGTCaacatatcaatcaattgtgCTTGAATTGTCTCTTGGGCTTCGAAGAACTTGACGGTGGACCATGGGAAGAATGAAACCAATGGCTCGGGGCCCATGGTCCTTGGCAGATTCGTATGGTATGTTTGTTAATTGCTGTTCTGTGTAATTCCCAACCACAACATCTAACCTGCATCTACAGACTTCATATCCACCTTCCTCAACAGATCCATAGCCCGCAGATGCCCTTCGACCACGAGCCGTAGTTCTGTCACACAAGCTGGAAGACTGGCATTCAGCACGTCACACTCATCTCCCAGGCATCGTATGAAAATTCGCAGATCAGGCAAACAAGCAGGCCTGCATCAGGAAGGACAGAACAGATGGTTTCACGACTACTTCACAACGCAtcttccctcttcatctcttcatcctGATTCCCGGTCGAGTGGCCCGCACCACAAATTGCCAAGATCGGCATCAACACCACATACTCCCGGCTCAGGACCTTCTCCAGCTGCCGCCCCACCAACTATTGGAACGTCTAGAGAACTTACAGTTGTGCGAATACCTCTACGAAGCGCGAAACATCATTTTGGAGTTTCTGTTTCCCGCGGTACGAGGCCATACAATGAAGATGCATACCAGGCAGGAACAATAGAGATCCCAGCATTTGCAAAGCGGGCTCCTATAAGTCTAAGTCGCTCGAATTCCAAAAGCATCTCAAGCGGTGGTACATCGGCGGATGGTGCAAGCGGAGATCCGCAAGTTTTCTATTTTGGAGTGTTTGATGGACATGGGGGAAACGAGTGTAGTGATTTTTTAAGGGAGGAGCTACACAAATATATCGAGACGACAGCAGAAACATTTAAGCTTCCTTCAAGTTTAGACAAGAAGGTGAAAGTTCCCGGTTCGGGGACTTCTGTGGCAAGCAAGGAAGGGCAGGATGATGGATCAGGGACACCGATTTCTCAgcaaatttctaataaaatcaaagcaaTTGAGTTGGAAAAATCACTTGTTTCAGATTGGAAAATAACAGTTGGTGGATATTTTCGCCGCTTTAAACCGGAATATTTCGATCTTCTTGATTCTATGGAAGGAGAGCCAATACGGAAACCTGTTTCCATCGAGGCGGCCCTAATGTATGCTTTCTTGAAGGcagatttagattttatatcaGCACAAGCCCGAAAACCTAGCCCGGATGATAACAACACCGACTCGCCTTTAAATGCGGATGAAATCTTAGGAGAGCCAGCGCGTTATTCCTCTCCACATCGCATTGGAGGCCCGACGCGCTTTGTTGGCGGCTCAACTGCTTCAGTTGCTATGATATCTACCCCAACACCGACTCCTTTCTGGCACCCATCCTCTCCTTCGACATTGATGGTCGCCCACGTTGGTGACACTCGTATAATACTTTGTGAGACTTTGACCGGGTTAGCCAAACCTGTGACAACCAATCATCATCCAAGTTCCCCAGTTGAAGGAGGAAGACTCAGAAGATATGCTGCGACATTTGTCACAGATTCATTTGGTGAAGAGCGCATGTCTGGATTGGCTAATACAAGAGCATTCGGTGATATGCGTTCCAAGCGCATAGGCGTCTCTGCCGAGCCGGAAATTAGACGTGTAGAGATATCTCCAGCTGAATACAGCTTTTTGGTCTTGGTTTCCGACGGTGTTAGTGGCACATTGAGTGACCAAGAAATTGTGGATGTTGTGAAAGAGGCTAAGACGCCAGAACAAGGGGCGAGAGATATTGTTAGTTTTTCCACAGAAGTGAGTAAAGAAGGAGATAATGCAACGTGCTTGGTTGTTAGGCTTGGAGGCTGGGagagaagaattgaaggTGGAATGGGAAGTATGGGCACTAAGGAGGTTAGAGATTACAAAAAGGGTGACGCGATGGATCCTAGGAGAGCTAGAACCTAGGGTCAATAGTACATGGGAACATATAGCCTGTATAGCTAGAGCTAGGAATAGTATATATTTAACATGTAACCGTCGCAAGTAACTTGCGATGAACTTTGAGTTACTCTCAACAGACTTTAGACGTGAAAGATGTGCGAGTACTGTACCCAATCCGGTCCCTTAAATTGGACTGGCCTATGACGTCATATTCACATGAtgtgatttcaatatcagtTCTAAGCTTCGGGGATCAAAGCATGTCAACAACTCATACAATCATGTCCTCAAAAGTCGATCCAGCCATATTAAAGGCTCTCTCTCTTGATCCTTCTTCAGCAACGATATCAAAGCATGGCGGCGGTGGATTCGCCAAAACATTCAGGATAAGTGGTACAGTTGATGGAAGGCAAAAGTTATTCTTTGTAAAGACTGGAGAGAAGGATAGTGAAGAGATGTTTACGGGTATGTATGAAAATTCCCTACTTTGTTTCTGTTCTCTGTGCCAAACTTCATAACTTCCAAATGATTCGATGCGTATTTCAATCATCTGCTCACAATTCATCCAAGGAGAACACGCCTCTCTCAATGCGATCCACTCCATTGTTCCAAGCCTCTGTCCTCAATCCTATGCCCATGGACCCCTGGAGTGCGGAGAAGGATTTTTCCTTGCGACAgatttcttggatttgaACCCACGAGATGCAAAATCTACACCTGGTTCGGGGGAATCTCTAGCGAGAAAACTGGCAAAGTTACATAGTGTGTCTGCACCGACTCCTGAAGGATATGAGCAACCGCAGTTTGGATTTACGGTTACGACGTGCTGTGGAGAGACGAAACAGGATAATAGTTTTAAGGGGAGTTGGGCGGAGTTCTATGGGGATAATAGGCTGAGGGGGATTGTCAAGGAGGCGGAGAGAAATAATGGGAAGAACGGGGAGTTGAGGAAGTTGGTAGAAGAGGTTGTGGAAGTTGTTGTGCCGAGATTGCTAGGGGATGGAAATCTGAGAGGGAGTGATGGACAGAAGATCAAACCGGTGGTTGTGCATGGAGATTTGTGGAGTGGGAATCACGGAACTGGACGGATTGGGGAAGGAGGGGTAGAGGAGGTGGTTTATGATTCGAGTGCTAGTTGGAGTCATGCGGAGTTTGAGGCGGGAATCATGAGGATGTTTGGAGGGTTTGGGAGTGCGTTTTGGAGGGAATATCATGAGGTTAGACCGAAGGATGAACCGCGAGAGGAGTGGGAGGATAGATGTTTGTTGTATGAATTGTGAGTATGGtgattatttaatttgtgatttgtgtGTTGGAATGGAACAAAGGTGCTGATTTGTGATCTAGGTATCATCATTTGAATCATTATGCGATGTTTGGGGGTGGATATAAGGGAGGTGCTGTGAACATCATGAGGAAACTTTTGAAGAAGTATGGAGAAGAAACTTGATACTACGAGTCAAATACATACTCAAGCAGTGATAATTTATTATCTAACTAAAAATATTTCACATATACTCTAAAGACTTCCAGAAAAATATTTGACACCTTCAAAGAGATATAAAAGGGGTGTTTACTGAGAACCATGTAGCTGCATAGCAGTCGTAAAATTCCAGAGGAGAACGCGAGCATAGATAAAATTTTGATCGAAGCAGGACTTGTTGTCGACATTTCTGTGTCTAAAGGGATGGACACTGAGAATGGGTTATTGGCCTATCGGTATTGAATATCAGGTGATACTAACGGCGGACCGCCTTTGTTGCACTTTCTGCGCCGTAAACGACACGTTCAACACCCGTTTTTTGTCCGCTATGACATGTTTTATGAAGTAAATTCTAAAAGGCATCTTTTCTTATGTTGGAGCTTTCATAGCAGCTCAGATGTGAAAATCCTGACGTTCATACTTCTTACATATCTGTCGCACATCATTAATTGGCACGAAAAGAAGCGACCAACAAAACCTGATGCGACTTTCTACAAGAGGCAGGTAGTATTGCAATTTCCATTGGACAGTGATAAGAACCAAACTGCCGGGCCCCAAGTGATTCATTAGCTGCCAGGTACAAGCGAGAACTCTTCGCGTCTACCATGCTATCTATTCGCAGGAGAAAAAACAGGCGGAATTCAACCATTTCTACAACATCTTTTATGATTCAATTACTTCCCTCCAATAATATGTGAAATAGACCTTCGAAATATTAAGTATGTAAACAATAAGCAgctaatatttcttttggtctccttgtatttatataaatcatttGTGAATgatcttttattcaattaagTTGGAAGATTTCAACAGAGAATTAAATGATCAAACTCCGCTTATTTCTTTAGCGAGCTTTGTGTGATCCCCTTTCGGATAAGCTTCAGATAGCAACTGACTAACTATAAACAAGCAACCAGTTGGACGCAGGACAATATGTATACTCTGTCAACTGCCAATTTTATTAGTTTATTGTCACAACGGCGTGTTCATTCACAGAGGAATTAGCATACGGGTCCGTCGTTCTTCAGCGTCGCAGACCTTTTGACTTCACTCTTCTTTCCGAGGAAATCTTTTTCACATTGCTCCCATCATGTCTCTTTTTAACCCTGGCCGCTATAAGAGTGTTTGCAATTCATAACAAGCCTTTCATAGTTCGACGGGGGTACATTGTATTCCCTTAAGCTTGTCAGTCAAAGTCGTACGCATTTTACAAATCCTTCCGCATTTTGAAGCCGCGCTTGGATGCTTCTCTCG
It encodes:
- the Bcptc6 gene encoding Bcptc6; translated protein: MGRMKPMARGPWSLADSYDFISTFLNRSIARRCPSTTSRSSVTQAGRLAFSTSHSSPRHRMKIRRSGKQAGLHQEGQNRWFHDYFTTHLPSSSLHPDSRSSGPHHKLPRSASTPHTPGSGPSPAAAPPTIGTSRELTVVRIPLRSAKHHFGVSVSRGTRPYNEDAYQAGTIEIPAFAKRAPISLSRSNSKSISSGGTSADGASGDPQVFYFGVFDGHGGNECSDFLREELHKYIETTAETFKLPSSLDKKVKVPGSGTSVASKEGQDDGSGTPISQQISNKIKAIELEKSLVSDWKITVGGYFRRFKPEYFDLLDSMEGEPIRKPVSIEAALMYAFLKADLDFISAQARKPSPDDNNTDSPLNADEILGEPARYSSPHRIGGPTRFVGGSTASVAMISTPTPTPFWHPSSPSTLMVAHVGDTRIILCETLTGLAKPVTTNHHPSSPVEGGRLRRYAATFVTDSFGEERMSGLANTRAFGDMRSKRIGVSAEPEIRRVEISPAEYSFLVLVSDGVSGTLSDQEIVDVVKEAKTPEQGARDIVSFSTEVSKEGDNATCLVVRLGGWERRIEGGMGSMGTKEVRDYKKGDAMDPRRART